In Streptomyces sp. P9-A4, the genomic window GTGCCCCATCGGGAGGTACGGCGGCGGGGGCGGTGCCATGACCACGATCGGCGCGCGCTGGTGGTGGCGGATGTCGACGACCAGGAAGTAGAAGGTCACGATCGCCATCTGGACGAGCAGGACCACCATGCCCGCGGTGTTCATCCAGGTGTCCGCGAACCGCTCCTCCAGCGGCACCACACAGCCGATGTTCAGGACCAGTTGGGCCCAGAAGAGCGCCCAGTCCCGCCCCGAGCGCCGCATGATCGCGATCCGGAGCATGGCGACCCAGGCGAGGAAGCCCAGGGACAGCAGGACCAGGACCGTGATCAGCACCCGGACCGTGATCGTGGCCGCCGAAGGGCCGCCCGCACGCGCGGGCGTGGGTGCCCCCGTGGGCGTGGGTGCGGGTGTGGGCACCTGACCGTACATGCGAACGCTCCCCCAGAACGGATGATCACCCGATGATCCGGCTATGAGGGTATGCCGGTCTTCACTCCGGCTCCACACTTCCGTCGGCGAGACCGTCGTACAGCCCCTGCACCAGCTGCTCGCCGAGCCGCGAGGCCAGCCGCAGCGCCTCCTCGAACTCGGCAAGCGACTTGAAGTGGGCGCCGTGGCGGCGCTGGTCCGCGAGGGGCAGCCGGGGCAGCTGGAGACGGCGCACGTCGAGCCGGGTCGCGGTCGAGGCGAAGCTGCTCGCCTGCCGGTTGTTGGCGGTACCCCGCAGGAATCCGGCGAGGAACCAGGGGTCGAGGGCGGCCGGGGCGGGGCGCAGCAGCTGGAGGTTCCGGCCGAGGGCGGCACCCGCCGTGGCGGCGTCCACCACCCGGGCGACGGAGCCGCCGCCGAGGACGGGGACGACGACGTCGCCCTCGACGACGAGGACCGGTTCCTCGGCGGGGGCGCCGGCGGGCAGGGTGCCGGAGGGCGCGCCGCCGGACAGCACGTCGTGCTCGGTGAGCACCGGGACGACGGTGTCCCCGGCCGGTGCGGTGCCCGAGCCGCCGGTGCGGAGCTGGAGGGCGCCGGTACGGGCGAGTTCGCCGACGGTCGTGAGGGGGCGGGGTCCGGGGCGTGCGGGGACCGGGGTCGGGGCGAGGCCCTGGGTGCGGCGCAGGGATTCGTCCAGGCGGTCCCGTACGGCGGCGAGTTCGGGCGCCGTGCCGCCGGCGGCGGGGGCCGTGAGGTAGCGGGCGGGCGCGAGGTCGACCTCGTCGTCGAGGAGTTCGACGACGGGGACGGCGCGGGCCACGGACTCGTCGCCGCCGCGTCCCGCCCAGGCGTCGAGAACGGCGTTGCGCAGGGCGGTCCAGGGGAGCTTGTCGCGGCCGGCGTCGGGGACGAGCCCGGCCGTGTCCACGAACAGGGTCTCCGCCGGGGGCCGCTGGTCGGCGGCCGGCCTGACGAGGACCCAGAGGTGGAGCGGGATGCCGTACGGGGGCGCGGCCCCGGCGGGCAGGGCCACGACCGCGCGGAGCGCGCCGCGGCGCAGCAGGTCGGCGCGGATGCGGCGGCCGGAGCGGCGGGAGGCGACGGCGGGCGGCATGAGGAGGACGGCGGTGCCGCCGTCGCGGAGCCGCGCGAGGGCGTGCTGCACCCAGGCCAGTTCGGATTCCGTACGGGCCGGGAAGCCGTACTCCCAGCGGGGGTCGTAGGCGAGTTCGTCGTGGCCCCAGGCCCGCTCGTTGAACGGGGGGTGGCAGAGGACCGCGTCGGCGGCCAGGCCCGGGAAGGCGTCGGCGCGGAGGGTGTCGGCGGCGGCGGCCCGGATGTCGGCGTCGCCGTGGAGGGCGAGCCGGAGGGCGGAGAGCGCGGCCAGGTCGGGGTCGGCGTCCTGGGCGTAGAGCGCGGTGGGGTGCGGGACGGCGCGCAGCAGGCCGCCGGTGCCGGAGGCGGGGTCGAGGACGGTGGCGGGGGGCCGTCCCTCGGGCGCGGCGGCGACGGCGAGGGCCGCCATCAGCTCGGCGAGCGGGGGCGGGGTCAGCGTGTACTGGCGCGGGTTGGCGTCCAGGTGGCGGCCGAGCAGGAACTCGAAGGCCTGGCGGGCGCCGCCCAGCTCGACGGCCAGCTCGACGGCGGCGCGGAGCAGGGGGACGGCGGGGACGGTCTCGGCCGGGGTGGGGGTGCGCACGGCTCTCGGTGCGCCGAAGCGGACGGTGAGCACCTCTTCGAAGACGCTGGGCAGCAGCTCGGCGAGCCGGGCGTCGGGCAGGGCGGCCAGCTCGGTCCACGCGCCGGGGCGCGCGCGGAGGAGGAGCAGGACGCAGCCGGTCTGTACGAGGCCGGCGACGGTGCCGGAGGGGTGGCCGGCGAGCTGCTGCCAGACGCGCTCGCGGAGCGGGACTTCGGCGAGTTTCCCCTGGTCGCGGAGCCACTGCTCGATGTCGGTGAGGGAGAAGGACGGGCTGGTCTCGGTGCCGCCGACGGGCTTGGGGAAGTCGGCGTGGCGGCGGCGCCAGTTGCTGACGGCGGCCCTGCCGACGCCCGCGAGCCGGGCGATGCCGGCGGCGGTGACCTCTGTCGTGCTCTCTTCGGGCACCTGTCCGTCTCCCCTCGTACGTGTGTGAACACAGCGAGCATAGCGCTCACACCCGTTCACGGCGTGAGCGAATCTGTTTCCCGTGAACCCTGTTGACTCGGTTCACAGGTTCTGCTGTGATTACTCCATCGGAACACGAAGTCCCCACAGCGCCACGGAAGGTGCCACAGCCATGTCTCAGCAGCAGCAGCGCAACTGGTTCGCCCGCCACAAGGTCCTCACCGCCGCCGGTGCGGTCGTCGCGGTCGTCGCGATCGGCGCGGCGATGGGAGGGGGCGGCGACGGCGGCTCCCCCAAGGCAGGCGACCGGCAGGAGCAGCCCGCGAAGCAGGGCGGCGACAAGAAGGCCCCCGAGTCCAAGGCCCCGGCCGAGAAGAAGGTCGTCACGATCGACGGCGACGGCGACTTCGAGGTGGGCGCGGACGCGAAGCCCGGCCTCTACCGCTCCACGGGCAACAAGGACGCCGGGTGCTACTGGGAGCGCGCCAAGAACGCCTCCGGGGACACGGACTCGATCCTGGCCAACGACAACGTGACGGGCACCGGCTACGTCGAGATCAAGGCCACGGACAAGCTCTTCAAGTCCTCCGGCTGCGGGAAGTGGGAGGCCGTCGACGCCAAGGCGACCGGCACCCCCAAGAGCACGCTCAAGGGCGACGGGGGCATGTTCAAGGTGGGCGTCGACATCGCCCCCGGCACGTACAGGTCGACGGGGAACAAGGACGCGGAGTGCTACTGGGAGCGGTCGAAGGACGCGAGCCACAGCACGGACGCGATCCTCGCCAACGACAACGTGACGGGCACGGCCATCGTGAAGGTCACCGCCTCGGACGGCTTCTTCAAGACCTCGGGCTGCGGCGACTGGACGAAGACGGCCTGAGCCGACGGCACGACCCGGCCCAGAACGGCCCGGGCGCGGAAACGGCCGGAGGCCGCCGCCCCGAAGGGCAGCGGCCTCGGCGGCGGGCGCCCGGCTTCCGGTTCCGCTACGGAACCAGGCTGTGGCGGACCCAGACGTTGGGCTCGACGTAGACCGCGTAGCCGCGGGTGGCCTCGCAGTGGACGGGGACGAGGGCGCCCTCGACCTCGACCGGGCCGTCCGTGTCGAAGGGGAGGCCGGTCCACTTCCGCCACTGCTCGACGGAGCC contains:
- a CDS encoding N-6 DNA methylase — encoded protein: MPEESTTEVTAAGIARLAGVGRAAVSNWRRRHADFPKPVGGTETSPSFSLTDIEQWLRDQGKLAEVPLRERVWQQLAGHPSGTVAGLVQTGCVLLLLRARPGAWTELAALPDARLAELLPSVFEEVLTVRFGAPRAVRTPTPAETVPAVPLLRAAVELAVELGGARQAFEFLLGRHLDANPRQYTLTPPPLAELMAALAVAAAPEGRPPATVLDPASGTGGLLRAVPHPTALYAQDADPDLAALSALRLALHGDADIRAAAADTLRADAFPGLAADAVLCHPPFNERAWGHDELAYDPRWEYGFPARTESELAWVQHALARLRDGGTAVLLMPPAVASRRSGRRIRADLLRRGALRAVVALPAGAAPPYGIPLHLWVLVRPAADQRPPAETLFVDTAGLVPDAGRDKLPWTALRNAVLDAWAGRGGDESVARAVPVVELLDDEVDLAPARYLTAPAAGGTAPELAAVRDRLDESLRRTQGLAPTPVPARPGPRPLTTVGELARTGALQLRTGGSGTAPAGDTVVPVLTEHDVLSGGAPSGTLPAGAPAEEPVLVVEGDVVVPVLGGGSVARVVDAATAGAALGRNLQLLRPAPAALDPWFLAGFLRGTANNRQASSFASTATRLDVRRLQLPRLPLADQRRHGAHFKSLAEFEEALRLASRLGEQLVQGLYDGLADGSVEPE